The nucleotide sequence TTTTGTGAATAACTTTCgaacaaaaaatatgctttATGTAAATAGATTttctaaattgtgaaaataatcAAGACCTTTAAAAGTTGAAAGAACTACATTGCATTTCCATACGACTATTATAATAATTGATAATGAATAATGCCaaataaatgcaaaaataactcGAGTATACTCTAGTtattcttttcatttatttctttattttagtgaaaaaagagAAGAACAATTTATCACAGTGATGTtgtgaaattgtaaaaaaaaatccaaaataatatTCATATATTACTTCGTCCCATGCAGACAATGTACTAGAAATTATGGAAATAGCATGAAATAGCATctttatattttagaatttcatatCTTCTCACATAATTATAGGAGGTTAGGAGGAAATGggtcacctttgaattggagcagttttaaaattggcctttttcCACCATTTTagatggaattgagccttataccggcttcagattaaaggtttagcccagttcccaaaagcctcaaaaatcttaataacaagaattttgttaatttttcaaaatctaatggctaatttgcccttaatattcaagcCAAAAAgcaacaatttcctcaaaaaccTTGCctaataaggaattagaggatttaagccatatgactaagcttCAGGTGTGACGTCCGTATAATCGTCATAGAATTCAGCTTTACAATTGGTTTGCGGAACTAAATTATATTCCGGTAATAACtacttccatttaaaaataggagaacaaatcccaattttaaagctgccccaattcaaaggtgtaaATTCCGTACATTGAAATTATTACAATAATTTGTTGATATAGTGTAATTATATAAAACTATATAGAAAAAATTGTCATCAagtagaaaaatcatttaaggaatatattttaaaaatcgtcTCGATATTACACTTTCCATCCATAACTTTGTGCAAAAACTTTGTgtaattttcaacaaattttcaaagagcaaaaaaatatttttatcccttcataaaataaaatatctaaaatcCTGTAGTTTACGCATGATATGTAATGTTATAATACGCAAATAATTTGCGAGTCAGCAGCTTGTTTCGCCGTTGAACAACTAATCACAACAgaagaaggctttcaggcttcgtacacactctaATTCTGAATACTTGATATgtttcccatattttttttataatctgaCCTATATGTGACATATTTTAATatatagttttaaatttttatttaaaaaaaaatgagtcaaATTCGTTAAAAGAAACTggtaaaaatatgaagtgttcaaaaccaaagtatgtgcaaagcctgaaaaccATCAGCTACAACCTTTAGattataatggctccggcacaccttttagatcaggaaaatttcataaagtcgaaattcgcatccctttctttctcaaaactattgcatatgtctatctcactcttttgcacttttcttcttattttaaacatcacaacaaattcaatttagctcaaacgAATTTTAAGTGCGAGGGAAgaagatagatatatgcaaaacttttaagaaagaaagggatgtgaattttgatttcatgaaattttactgatctaaaaggtgtgccagagcttTAATGATCAACTTCAAATCACAAGTTtccaaattcacatccctttctttcttaaaactttcgcatgtctatcctactcttttgcactcttcttcttcctttgaacatcacatcaaattaaatttcggttagtcaaattttgagtccgaaaatATGGGATAGATTTatgaaaatcttttgagaaagaaagggacgcgaattttgatttcataaaatttttaccgatctaaaaggtgaaCCGGAGGCATAAAGAATCAAATTTCGTACGACTATCATAGtagaaatcaatttttgttgaaaaaataaatctaaatctttACGAAAATTAGTCTAACTTATACTATTaagattttaaatagtttttgagAAAGTGAAAAACTTTAGTTGTTAAGCTTTTACGTTTATTTAATGATGTTTATGTTCTAAATTGAGTAATAGCTcgggtacaccttttagatcaagaaaatttcatgaagtcgaatttcgcatccctttctttctcacatgttttgcataatgtctatctcattctctcgcactcttcttgtTTTCTTAAACattactccaaattcaatttagctcaatcgaatttggtatgcgaaaaaatgagatagtcatatgcaaaacatgtgagaaagaaagggtttcgaatttcgacttcatgaaattttcctgatctaaaaggtgtgccggagccataatgattaagtttgattttctactgaccaaatttgatattttgataACCAAAAAGTCTCAAATACCACAAAAAATTCCTTAGTGGTTATAGTAGGGAAACCCGGGGTTGAATAAATTAACCAGGTGTAGAATTAGACAGTAGTAGGGTATTCTACTTtgttttagaaagaaaattgcGCAAATTACTATTTACTCAATGTAAACATCTATTTCCCTATTccctgaaatatttatcaacctgATTCACATATTTGTTCACAAATTTGATATAACGCAAAGAAAAATGTCATTTACTGGCTATCTGTACCTCGATATCCCCTACAATCATAATTTATtctcttattattttttgcCTATGTTGTTATACTCAATTTTAGACAAATCTTGCGCATAATATAATATCACACGGTAAGctagaatgaaaaatgaattatcaaaaCCTTTGCAATAAGTCATCTTccatatacatacatatatacaCAGCATAAATGTGTACcctgaaatttgaaattcaaataatatgTTTGCAATGACTCGAAAGTCAGCGATATTGATACGATTGAAATGTAAGAGTACTTCAGAAAGCAATTATTACTGAGAAGGAATAACTTACTGGTGAGAGGACGATTTTCGCCGTGCCTAGGAAATCGTGACCGTACTTGTCCTCGTCAAGGATGACGACATAGAGGATGGATCGATTGAGCTCCTCGTGTTCCATACCAAGGAAAGTGGCGGTCTCGTTGAACTCAGGATTGCGAGTCTTATGCACTGTTTTAGTCTTCATCCAGCGCTGTTGACGAGCCATACCCTCGATAGACACCACATTGATTTTGCAGAAAGGATCTGCTAGCCCAGAACTGTCCATTGGAGGCAAGTCCCGGGCGCGTATCACAGAACAGTCGAGGGAATGATTGGACTCATCATAGTTCAGAACGAGCTCCACCCAACCCAAAGGTGGTTCTTTGCAGCCTTGACTTATGGTCACTGCACTCAGGACACCAACTGTGGATTCGGATGTAGAGTAGCTGGAAGAAATGGAGCCACGCCGAAGGATTGATGATGTTCTAATGAGACCACCTCCCTCTTGTTGATTCCTCCATTCAGCCAGGGATAGTGTAGCACTATCCTGAGAATTTGTCGAACTTAGTGTCTGACTATGGGCTCCAATGGACATTTTTCTGCTTCCCATCGATGACTCTGATACTGAAATAATTAGGCGATTTTAATTCGCCAGATGAATTATTAATCATATAAAACTCACCTAAGTGTGGTCTCTCCCTCGCTGTGCTTCCGTTTCCCATGAGCAAATTCGACTGTCTTCTTTGAAGAACTTCAGTTGTATCTACCTTATCCTCCTCCTCATCCTCCTCAGATGATGAATCATTCAGACGCACTCCCAACTTCATAGTCCTCCCTACGATGGGTTTCTCCTCTCGCCGAAAGGACTTCGATATGGATATATCCCTACGAGGCAATTCATACCGTGGAATCCCCTTAAAGAACCATGCTCCTGACTTCTTCCACATCTCCCGTGTCTCCGAACATATTTTGCACAGCCAAATTTCCCTGGAAAACAGGAATGCTCAGGGTCAGACTGCCCAAGAGATTATTGGATGTCGTGTGAATTACGAACCTCTCACCTTGGAGAGTCTTTGTAGTGAGCTCGATGGAGCATTTGGAACACACCTGATGATGGCAGTCATCACAAATTTGTTTTGACAGCGACAGTAGCCCAAAGGATTGCCCACAGAGGCGACAATTCCGTGGTCCACAGTCTGTGGCTCGCAGCTTGAGCTTCTCCAAACGCTCCACCATCATTCCTATTCTCTGTCTCTCAGCCATCTCTAGTGCCTCATTCCGCTTAATAACATTGAGGATGGCTGCCTGTTCATCGGGCTTAAGACTACTCCCACTTGCTGGTTTTCCCGTGCACCATCCCGAGTGGAGCCTGCAAATAATTCAGTCAAAATGTCACATCAATTTACGTGACCAAAATTCAAGCTCGCCGAAATTTAATAATAGAGAAAAGCTTGTTCCCAAAAATCAGAGCAGAAAAGGTTTCACCAAGGGCAGGGAAAGTTGTCCCAAGAAAGGAATTTGCATAAAGAATGAAATCAAGATTCTTTTAGACTgtgacaaaattaaatttgtaaaaggacatgtaaaaagaaaagaaaagcttTACAACGCATTGTCTTCTACGCCAAAAGGAAGTCGTAGAAAAAATTAACGATAAACCTTGTAAAACTTATGAGCATTGCAAAAACTTATATAGCATTGTAGAACCTGAAAAATCAGATATTCTATCAGTGAAAATGAGAATTTATTACCCTttgtgtttttattaatttgcaaACACTTATTTAAGTTCTATATAATGCCGTCCAAATACTGAGAAATTTTGgtaagggggaagtggggcacttttgaaagtggggagcctttgaaattggaatttttttcctatgtttaagtggaacagagccatatcataatgcaatttagcttctcaatcctTTTCTGtagataaatttattgtatcacgataaggctcaaatttttttaaaatagggtaagtgtatcaaatttcggcatagttgcatacaagcgccaaagtctcaagtttgaaatgtaatatctttaatagaaattgattttttttattacttctttttaaggagtgttgcttagaaccttgtagaaagtttatcgtctttatttactccaaaatcattcttaatacattttaaaataaataaaaatgtagacataggtttggtgccctatttcggccaccttcattctcatagttcctcgcccttcaggaattcttccaatgcctttttcacgtcatctcctttgtcgaagctacattttttgttattcttttgcattgtacaatctctagagtatgtaaaaactaaaaattcatggaaattcgaggaacaaaaaaggttgccgaaattgcaaggtgaccggaatttggcacacttaccctaggtgaaaaatcccaatttcaaaagtggt is from Phlebotomus papatasi isolate M1 chromosome 1, Ppap_2.1, whole genome shotgun sequence and encodes:
- the LOC129799488 gene encoding synaptotagmin-7: MCDAGNKFVCPSDRMLALRAKLHSGWCTGKPASGSSLKPDEQAAILNVIKRNEALEMAERQRIGMMVERLEKLKLRATDCGPRNCRLCGQSFGLLSLSKQICDDCHHQVCSKCSIELTTKTLQGEREIWLCKICSETREMWKKSGAWFFKGIPRYELPRRDISISKSFRREEKPIVGRTMKLGVRLNDSSSEEDEEEDKVDTTEVLQRRQSNLLMGNGSTARERPHLVSESSMGSRKMSIGAHSQTLSSTNSQDSATLSLAEWRNQQEGGGLIRTSSILRRGSISSSYSTSESTVGVLSAVTISQGCKEPPLGWVELVLNYDESNHSLDCSVIRARDLPPMDSSGLADPFCKINVVSIEGMARQQRWMKTKTVHKTRNPEFNETATFLGMEHEELNRSILYVVILDEDKYGHDFLGTAKIVLSPIYATSPCRISVPLDAEDQHSIDASLSGPWPRGQILISLCYNTKKRALVVHIKRCINLLPMDNNGFSDPFVKIQLKPDSHRKKFKTSIKWRNLNPVFNEEFMFESRPNDFDKQFLIITVWDKDFGKSNDFLGSLMLGPTSKGRRLKQWRDCVRLPDHYHEQWHCLSADPAH